In Streptomyces sp. RFCAC02, the following proteins share a genomic window:
- a CDS encoding IclR family transcriptional regulator gives MGRHVPAVSRALDILELFLDGDGDGTASAPEITRRLGLPRTTVHELVTTLAARSYLVPVPGQPGRYRLGVRTYQLGSRYAEQLDLAAEGQQVAREVAETCGETVHVAVLEDTDVIYIAKVDSTHAVRMVSATGRRLPAHCTAVGKMLLASLPPDELAARLPAAGPLPAMTPNSLTSVEELRAVLDRVREHGTASEQRESNPDVSCVAAPVRDRAGRVVAALSISVPTIRWSAERQEELSGLAVAGADRLSERLGHHRPGRTD, from the coding sequence ATGGGGCGGCACGTACCGGCGGTGAGCCGGGCACTCGACATTCTGGAGCTGTTCCTCGACGGCGACGGCGACGGCACCGCGTCCGCGCCCGAGATCACCCGCAGGCTCGGACTCCCGCGCACCACCGTCCACGAGCTGGTCACCACGCTGGCCGCACGCTCCTACCTCGTGCCCGTCCCCGGGCAGCCGGGACGCTACCGGCTCGGCGTCCGCACCTACCAGCTCGGCAGCCGGTACGCCGAACAGCTCGATCTCGCCGCCGAGGGCCAGCAGGTGGCGCGCGAGGTCGCCGAGACCTGCGGCGAGACCGTCCACGTGGCGGTCCTCGAGGACACCGACGTCATCTACATCGCGAAGGTCGACAGCACCCACGCCGTCCGGATGGTCTCGGCGACCGGCCGCCGGCTCCCGGCCCACTGCACGGCCGTCGGCAAGATGCTGCTCGCCTCCCTGCCGCCCGACGAGCTGGCCGCCCGGCTCCCCGCGGCCGGCCCGCTGCCCGCCATGACGCCCAACTCCCTCACCTCGGTCGAGGAGCTGCGCGCCGTCCTGGACCGGGTGCGCGAGCACGGCACGGCCTCCGAGCAGCGGGAATCCAACCCGGACGTGAGCTGCGTCGCCGCGCCCGTACGGGACCGCGCCGGGCGTGTCGTCGCGGCGCTCAGCATCTCCGTGCCCACGATCCGGTGGAGTGCCGAGCGGCAGGAGGAACTGTCCGGGCTCGCCGTGGCGGGCGCGGACCGGCTGTCGGAACGGCTGGGTCACCACCGGCCGGGGCGCACGGACTGA
- a CDS encoding type II toxin-antitoxin system VapB family antitoxin has protein sequence MSVTWIDLDDDLLAEAMRFMGASTKSEAVNGALREYAARAKRLAAAGRLAARGERGEFEAAAAAHATARDARRNALG, from the coding sequence ATGTCCGTGACATGGATCGATCTTGATGACGACCTGCTGGCCGAGGCGATGCGGTTCATGGGTGCCTCGACGAAGTCGGAGGCGGTCAACGGGGCTCTGCGGGAGTACGCGGCGCGCGCCAAGCGCCTTGCGGCCGCTGGGAGGCTGGCCGCACGGGGCGAGCGCGGCGAGTTCGAAGCCGCGGCCGCCGCGCATGCGACGGCCAGAGACGCCCGGCGGAACGCCCTCGGCTGA
- a CDS encoding DUF4097 family beta strand repeat-containing protein, with protein MALFTRPVRPLALVVTVAGGLLLTALIAYGALAAVTGTGGSAGAGDPERRGFGAVDGRLTVAVGTGDVELRADDVAEVEVTRRFTGRSLLGDRPEARWDRAGDTLTLADECGLIGWCDISYEIRVPRGAAVTVAGGSGAVTAAGFGAGLEIATDNGAVTVTDSAGPLSVETENGPVRGTGITAGEVGVGTENGAVDLAFTAVPDTVTADTENGAVALELPDTAYRLTTATESGSVDTSVTEAADSPHTVDIRTENGTITVHPTD; from the coding sequence ATGGCCCTGTTCACCCGGCCCGTCCGTCCCCTCGCCCTCGTGGTGACCGTCGCGGGCGGCCTGCTGCTCACCGCCCTCATCGCCTACGGGGCGCTGGCCGCCGTCACCGGCACCGGCGGATCCGCCGGTGCCGGCGATCCGGAGCGGCGCGGCTTCGGGGCGGTCGACGGGCGCCTCACCGTCGCCGTCGGCACGGGCGACGTCGAACTGCGCGCCGACGACGTCGCCGAGGTGGAGGTCACCCGCCGCTTCACCGGCCGTTCGCTGCTCGGCGACCGGCCCGAGGCGCGCTGGGACCGCGCGGGCGACACCCTCACCCTGGCCGACGAGTGCGGCCTGATCGGCTGGTGCGACATCAGCTACGAGATACGCGTCCCCCGGGGTGCGGCCGTCACCGTGGCCGGCGGCAGCGGCGCCGTCACCGCCGCCGGATTCGGCGCCGGCCTGGAGATCGCCACCGACAACGGCGCGGTGACCGTGACGGACAGCGCAGGGCCGCTGTCCGTGGAAACCGAGAACGGGCCCGTGCGCGGCACCGGGATCACCGCGGGGGAGGTCGGGGTCGGCACGGAGAACGGTGCGGTCGACCTGGCGTTCACCGCCGTCCCCGACACCGTGACGGCCGACACGGAGAACGGCGCGGTGGCCCTCGAACTCCCCGACACCGCTTACCGTCTGACCACCGCGACCGAGAGCGGCTCCGTGGACACGAGCGTGACGGAGGCCGCCGACAGCCCCCACACCGTGGACATCAGGACGGAGAACGGCACCATCACCGTCCACCCCACCGACTGA